One window of the Candidatus Jettenia sp. genome contains the following:
- a CDS encoding UvrB/UvrC motif-containing protein, whose product MKCESCNKKHATVHLTEIVGTAKKERHLCEECAQTVNTQLAKIPTPTEILTSLINQVAPEINEMSKISCPVCGLSYLDFRSHGRLGCPMDYTIFRKGLIPLLEKMHGSTQHVGKVPSRAGKELIKKNELMQLRSELNKAVEKEDYEKAAELRDKIYELSGDNNNED is encoded by the coding sequence ATGAAGTGTGAGTCCTGCAATAAAAAGCATGCGACGGTTCATTTAACCGAAATTGTTGGCACCGCAAAGAAAGAGCGGCACCTTTGCGAAGAGTGCGCGCAAACCGTTAATACACAACTTGCAAAAATTCCAACACCCACAGAGATATTGACCAGCCTGATTAATCAAGTAGCGCCAGAAATTAACGAGATGTCTAAGATCTCTTGTCCGGTATGTGGATTATCCTATCTGGATTTCCGCTCTCATGGTCGATTGGGTTGTCCTATGGATTATACTATTTTCAGGAAAGGTTTGATCCCGTTATTAGAAAAGATGCATGGTAGTACTCAACATGTAGGAAAGGTTCCTTCGAGGGCCGGAAAAGAATTAATCAAAAAAAATGAACTCATGCAATTACGAAGCGAACTCAATAAAGCGGTAGAAAAAGAGGATTATGAAAAGGCGGCGGAGTTGAGGGACAAGATTTATGAACTTTCAGGCGACAACAATAATGAAGATTAG